The genomic DNA AAATTTTTAAAGGCGAGTGCTCATGGTGTGGTGATAAGCATCAAGCGGAGCTTCCAGAGTCTGTGCCCGATGTTCAAATGGGGTCAAATCTACATAGCTTTATCGCAATCCAGGCGACGCAGCACCACCAAAGCATAGGTAAAATACAATCTATGTTGAAAGACGTCTTCCAGCTTAACTTCTCAACAGGTGCAATATCAGCGGCGCAAGGACGAGTCACTGAATACTTAGCCGATACTCATACTCAAATTCATGAAACAGTCAAAGCATCTAAACTGATTATGGCTGATGAGACTTCGCATCAGCGCAATAATGATAAACGCTGGATGTGGGCCGCACTCAGCAATGACGTAGCCTTTTTCTAAATTAACAGTGGAAGAAACCAACATGCTGCCAAACGACTACTTGGTGAAGCGGTTTCACACCTTTTAGTGACTGACCAATATTCTGCCTACAAATATATCGACGAATCTAAGCGCCAATTATGCTGGGCTCACATATTAAGGAACGTCATCGCTATCGAGGAAAGCGTTTGTCCTGAAAACCAAAAAATCGGAGAAAAACTCGCTTTAATCGCTCATAGCGTATTCAGGTGTCATCACCGATATATCGAAGAAAAAATTACCGAAAGCCAATATTACCGCCGACTCAGGCGATTACGAAAGAGCTGGCTTCATTGGCTCAAATTGGGTAGTTATCAATGCTCAAAACGATATCGAGGTAGATGTCGAAACCTCATCGCTGATGATGCCATGGTCTGGCGGTTTATGGACGACTCCGAGTGCCCGTTAACAAACAACGCAGCGGAGCGAGTTCTCCGTAATTACATACTGATGAGGAAGTGTTGTTACGTGACTCGCTCATATCGAGGCGACCAGTTCCGCGAACGAATGTTCTCGCTGATAGAAACAGCCAAACTTCAGCAGGTCTCTGCTTATAAATGGCTGCGTGAAATCGTCGAACATCACATGTTGAGAGTTGATTATCAGGCGCCAGTATTTTTTAGCGTAAACCGTCGTCAATAGCTCGTGGGTGAATAGTTACAATTATTTAATGTATTCATTTATGCAGTCAATAACATTTGTTGCAGGCGTATTTGTGCTGTATGCCGGCGTACGTTTACTGCTTAATGAGCTAGTGCCTGCATTTAGGGGTATTGCCATGAAGTTGGTGCCAGATGCTAAGCCAGCCCTCGATTGTCCCGTTTTATTTCCTTACTCCCCCAATGCCGTCATTGTTGGTTTTCTTGCGACAACGGTCGGTTCAATTATCGGGATGTTGGTATTCCCTATGTTTGGTCTCGCAATGATATTACCAGGGTTATTGACTAACTTTTTTGCTGGCGGTACAGCAGGTGTGTTTGGTAATGCGATGGGAGGGCGTCGCGGTGCGGTTATTGGGGGGGTTGTACATGGCCTATTTATTACATTACTCCCAGCAATTTTAATTCCATTGCTTGAAAGTTATGGTTTTGTTGGGGTGACGTTCAGTGACTCCGATGTTATCTCAACTGGGCTTGTCCTTGGTAACGCATTCAATGGCAACTGGCTATTTGTAAGTGTATTCAGCGTATTCGTTATCGCTGTTACGTATTTTGTTCACCGTAGTATTAATAATGACCTTAAGGGATTATCACATGAAACTTTATAATTTTACCGAACTTCGTGCCATAGCTAAAGAACGTGGATTTCAAGCTCTTGGTTCGTTTAACTTACATTGCTTGGAAATGCTACCTGCTTTCTTTAAAGCTGCGAAAGAAACAAATTCACCTTTGATGATACAAATTTCGACAGGGACAGCACTATTTTTAGGTCATGAGTTGATTGTTGATTCAATTAAGTCATTGTCTAAAACAATGGACGTTCCAGCATGCTTACATTTAGATCATTGCTCTAATATTGACGACATTAAAAAAGCTATTGACTCAGGTTTTAGCTCTGTAATGTACGATGGTTCTCATCTGCCTCTAGCCGAAAATATAGCCAATACAAAAATTGTTATTGCTTATGCACATCCTCGTAACATTACCGTGGAAGGGGAGCTAGGGGCGATTGGTGGTAGTGAAGATGGTAAAGCGGTTCATGAAAATGATATTGCATTTACCACTCCGGAAGAAGTACAAGCTTTTGTCGACGGAACTAATGTAGATATGTTGGCTATTTCAATCGGTACAGTACATGGCTCATACACATCTAAAACTAATATACAACATGAATTATTAAATAAAATTACTCAAATAACGAAGACACCTTTAGTGCTACATGGTGGAACGGGGGTGAGTAATGAAGATATGCGTTTAGTGGTTGGTAAGGGGATTGAGAAAGTCAATGTCGGGACGGAAATGAATGTACAGTGGGTTGATAATATTCAAAAAACATGTGCGGCAGGAAAAGTAGATGACAGTGTCCGAAAATTTTTAATTCCGGCGAATGATGCAGTGAAAGAAGTATTAAAGCAAAAAATTCAACTATTTCAATAATAACAAATATTAATCATCTTATGGTCGCCAAGAAATTGGCGGCTGATTAAGGAGACGATATGTTGAAGTTTATACAATCTGTATTCACATCGAAACCAACGATGAATACAGAGCAATCAGCAGTAAATAATACGGACGCGATAGAAATAGAGTTGCGTATTCAAACACTAGAACATCAATTGATGGAAGATGAGACGAATGCAGAAACTCATAAAGTATTAATGCTTGAATACAATAAAGCGTTGAAAGTTTTTGCAAAAACACCAGGCTTCAAGAACAAAATCGATGATGTGTTTTTAAAGATAGATGATTTAAGAAACACGACACGCAAACATTTATAGGTCTATTTATGAATATAAAAGAATTATTGATCGAATCAGATGCCATTCAATTAGGAATATGTGAAACAGACTGGAAAGCAATCATCAATTTAGCGGCAGCTCCTCTAATAAAGAATGGCTATTTAGAAAAAACGTATTCTCAATCTGTAATAGACAGTACGAATGATAACGGTGCTTATTATGTTTTCGATGAAGGTATAGCTATTCCTCATGCTCGGCCGGAGTGTGGTGTTTTGAAGAATTGTTTTAGTTTAGTCGTTCTCACTAATCCTGTCTCTTTTAATGGAAGTGTGCCTGCAGATATTATTATTTTATTTGGAGCAATGGATAGCAATGCTCATATTGAACAGGGGATTGGTTCTATTGTCACGATGCTGGATGATGAACGTAAGATTAACGCTATTAGAAATGCAACGAGTCGACAAGAATTATTGGAGATGATATGACCTCTGAATATAAATTCGTGATTTTAGTTAATGGGGTTCCTGCTTCAGGGAAGAGTTCTGTTGCGCATCAGGTCGCTGAGCACTTTAATTTTACTTATTTGTCTATTGATACGATTAAAGAGCCATTTATGATGGTGACAGAAAATTATAATCGAACAATAAATCGTGCATTAGGTAAAGCAGCATATCAGGTGATTTGGGATATTGTAGCCCAATCACCACATCATAATAGTTTTGTGATTGATGCTTGGTTTGGGTTTCAGCCGCGAGAAGACTTACTTGAATATCTAAACCGATCGGGTGTGACACATGTCCTTGAAATTTGGAATAGTATTTCTGGAGAGACTGCGATGCAACGTTATAAAAAACGGATTCCATATCGCTCAGATAAGCACCCAAAAGAAGAATATTTACCGGAGCTTTCTATATTGGCTGAAAAAGCTAAACCGATGATGGTGAGTGATGTCATCACTGTCGATCAAGATAAAACGATCGATATGGCTCACATCTTTCGGTCAATAACTGAAAAACTAACACAGCAAAAAATAAGAGCATAAAGGTATGTATTAGAGAGACGTTCTCGATAAAAAATGTCTTTATGACTTAAATTATAATGCTTCTGTTTATTTCATATATAGATGTATTAATCAGTGGATGATTCAGTGATTGCTTAAGGTATCGTTTGCTTTGTGGTAATGAGCATATTTATCTAAAGTTTATATTGTACTTCGCTAAATTGACGGTATCGTTAGTGCCCATTAAGAAATGGTGATGATTTACATGCTTTTGATCACCTCATTTTATGGGCATTTTGAGCCTGAATATTGATACCAAGATATTGCAGTTGTCGTTGTAAATTGTGGCTTTGCTAGCGCGATTTGATGCCTTACCGCAACTTGAGTGTAAAATTAAACCTATATAGACAAACAAGAGGCAGTATTATGAATACCCCACTTCCAAAAGTGATTTTGCACGAACATATTGAAGGTTCAGTGACCCCTGAAACTGCTCTTGTTTTAGCGAAAAAGCACAACGTATCTCTGCCAGATGATTTTTTATATCCAGAGGGAGCTTACGATAAAGATGCTTTTCCAAATGGACGTTATCAATATGATGAAACGGATTTTGGCGCTTTTGTTACTGCTTACGATGTTGTTGCCGATTTAGTTCGTGATGCTGATGATTATTACCTCATCATGAAAGATTACCTCTTACGCAATGCTCAGCAAGGAATGATCTATTGTGAAATGATTACCTCTGCTTTTCACCTGTGTTACCAAGAAGATGCTCAAGGAAAGGTATTGCTTAATGCTGATAAGTATCATGACTTCATGGATGCCATTGAACGTGCCATTAATGAAGTAAAAGAGGAATATGGTACAGAAACTCGTTTACAAGCGTGTGGTGTACGGCATTTGAGTAGGGAACATTTAGATCTGAGTGCTGATTTCATAGCAAAAAACCCGCGTAAAATGGTCACAGGTTTTAATATTGCGGGCAATGAAATGGCAGGGGAGTTTGAAGATTTCATTTATGTTCACGAACTGATCGATAATATCCCACTACCTAAATCTTATCATGCCGGTGAAATCCGTGGGCCGGAAAGTATTCGCGATGCATTGGCGTTTGGTGCCAAACGTATTGGTCATGGTATTGCGGCGATTAAAGATGATGAGTTAATCGAGAAGCTTATTCGTGACAATATTACGTTGGAAGTCGCCCCAACCAGTAACCGTATTCTGGTGACCGAGTTTGAACAAACATTGGATAATCATCCTTTGCGTCGTTTATATGAAAAAGGCGTTCGGTTATCGGTGAATACTGATGATGCCGGATTATTTGGTACCGATGTGGGTAAGGAATATCATATTGCCGCCACTGTATTTGGGTTTTCTCGGGTGGAATTATTGGATGTGACTTTGTGTGCTTTGGAAGCGGCGTTCGTCTCTGATGATATTAAACACGATATGATCATGAGCACCTATGATGTTTTCACTGATCAAGATTGGCAAGATCTAGAAATTCATGCCGCTAATTTGCCTGATGGGGCACTGAAAACACGCTTGCAATCTCGAGTGAAAAACAAACCCTAGCTCTTTAGTAAAGCAGGCAGAGCACGGTGTATCTGTCTGCTTTCATTTAACTTATCACTGGCTTTTGCCTTGTTCTTTTTGTCTTTTGTTGGTCCAATCTGTTTGACTTTTCAAACTGCCTCTTGATGTCGTATAGGCATCTATCTGTTTGTCATCACTTGTAGATAGTTATATAAATTACCCATATAAGTTGTTAGCCTAAATGCGGTTAATACGGGCAAAGGACATGTGATGAAAGAGAAGGCTATTTCTATATTACTGATGAACGTGTTTTGTACTTCTTTTGCTTGGGCGGAAACACCAAGTGCGTACGATTTGTGTTTGTTGGATAAAATTAAACAGCAACAAGGTGATGAAACCATTGAAAGTGTGCGCAGCCAGTGCCAACTTAGTGTGGTGTCTGATCCTGATGCCGGACTAAAAACGTCTCAAGACAGTTTGATTGAACAAAGGGTTAAATCTGAACGAGAAACAGCCTTTGAACCTTATGTGATCACCGCTCACCGTTTAAATTATTTATTACCTGTGACGTACAGCGATAGCATTAATAAAGAGGCTTATGCAGATACTGATTGGGGAGAGGGTTTACGCCATGCTGAAGCTGAATTCCAAATAAGCTTTAAGATCCCGCTTAACTATTCTGATTTGATGTTTGAAGGCGATGGCCTGTATTTTGGTATGACACTGAAATCATTTTGGCAAATTTATTCACAAGAGATCTCTCGCCCATTTCGTGAAACCAATTATCGTCCCGAGATCTTTTATGTGACCCCAACTGGTTGGACGCCATTTGGTGGTAAAACGGCCTTTGGTTTTGGTATTGAGCATGAATCTAATGGGCAACGACAAGGGTTATCCCGTAGCTGGAACCGTGTATACAGTCAATTTTATTTCGCTAAGGATAACTTTGTTGTTGCATTACAACCTTGGTGGCGCATTCCAGAAGACGAAAAAGATTCCCCGATGGATCCCAGTGGTGATGATAACCCTGATATTGAAGATTACATGGGGCATTTTGAATTAACGAGTGCTTATAAGTGGAATAAACTGGAATTCTCTTTCCTTGGCCGAGAAAACTTTTCAACCAACAAAGGCTTCGCTGAAATAGGCGTCAGTTTTCCTATTTGGGGGAAAATTCGTGGTTATACTAAGTATTCTACGGGTTATGGCAGCAGCTTGATTGATTATGATCAAAATCAACAAAGAGTCGGTATTGGTATCGCGATAACGGAATTGTTATAGCTTCTCTTAATTTTTAGATCGGTCTTATTGAAAGCTTAATCATAATGGTTAAGCTTTTTCTTTTAAAGAATTCCATTTTCACCTTCTGCATAGATTTCATGTTTAAAAATGGCCTATTGTTTTGTCTAAAGTCAGCAAAATGATCATTTTTTCATGTTTTGGTTAAAACGGTATTTTCTTACTTATAGAGTGCTACTGTTAGGGTAACGATTTCATTCATTTTTATAGCCACTAATTAGGAGCGAAATAATGTTTACAGTCACGCGCCAAAACGACAACCTTCTTTATATTGAACTCAATGGTAAGTTAGATAGAAACAGCATGAAAGTTGCACTTGATGAACTTGTGACTGAATCTGTCGGTGTTCACAATGGCATGATGCTTTACCGGGTGTCGAATCTTCAGTGGCCTTCTATGGGCGCTATTGGTGAAGAAATATCAAGGATGCCGGAGCTATTATCGCTGATGAAACAATTTAATCGTGCCGCGGTATTAACCGATAAAGAATGGGTGAAAAAAGCCAGTGAGTTTGAAGGGGCAATCATTCCTAATCTTGAAATAAAAGGATTCACACTCGCTCAAGAACTGGAAGCATTAACTTGGTTGAAAGATAAATAATAGAGTGATGGTTTTCTCTTTAAAATCTAAATGTCATACCAATATTTGATTGAAATTGGTTCATCCAATCTGATTCAAACTGTATTAGGCAATTTTGCGTTTTTGGATTGTAACCACATAAGGTATTTGAATTACTGTCAACCACCGTACCTAACCAGCGTAATTGCCCATTAATGGATAGTTTATTGGTGATTTTATATTCCATGCCGACAAATCCAGTAGCTGAAAATCCGTATTTATTATCAGCCCAGGTGACATCGACATAGGAAGCACCGAAACCCACACCTACATAGGTTGTTAAGTGAGGATTAATAGGCAAGTCGAGGCTACTTTGTAAGTGTAAATATTGAAGAGGGGAATCAAATCCCAGTTTCTCTAGTTGGGTTCTTTGGTGGGAATAAAATAGGCCAATTCGACCATTATCAATAGGGGTTTCAATGGCAATAGCATAGCTTTCATTTGATTGCATATCATATTTATTACCATTGTTATCTTCGACACTGCCTCCAAGTGTATAACCTATCATCGGAGTGATCATCACCTTTGCTTCAGCCCAATGGCTAACTGCTAACAATGGTATAAGATAGAGTTGTTTGCTAAATCGAATCATCTATTTCCTCTACTTTATGCCGTTTTATAGTTTGTCATTTCACGGTACTGTAAATTGCTATAAAAAAAAAGAGAATGTAAAATATATCATTTAGATTATGGGTGGTGATCACTTAATTTAAGGGGGATCTATTGTTTCAAATA from Vibrio casei includes the following:
- a CDS encoding phospholipase A, with the translated sequence MKEKAISILLMNVFCTSFAWAETPSAYDLCLLDKIKQQQGDETIESVRSQCQLSVVSDPDAGLKTSQDSLIEQRVKSERETAFEPYVITAHRLNYLLPVTYSDSINKEAYADTDWGEGLRHAEAEFQISFKIPLNYSDLMFEGDGLYFGMTLKSFWQIYSQEISRPFRETNYRPEIFYVTPTGWTPFGGKTAFGFGIEHESNGQRQGLSRSWNRVYSQFYFAKDNFVVALQPWWRIPEDEKDSPMDPSGDDNPDIEDYMGHFELTSAYKWNKLEFSFLGRENFSTNKGFAEIGVSFPIWGKIRGYTKYSTGYGSSLIDYDQNQQRVGIGIAITELL
- a CDS encoding SpoIIAA family protein, yielding MFTVTRQNDNLLYIELNGKLDRNSMKVALDELVTESVGVHNGMMLYRVSNLQWPSMGAIGEEISRMPELLSLMKQFNRAAVLTDKEWVKKASEFEGAIIPNLEIKGFTLAQELEALTWLKDK
- a CDS encoding porin family protein, which encodes MIRFSKQLYLIPLLAVSHWAEAKVMITPMIGYTLGGSVEDNNGNKYDMQSNESYAIAIETPIDNGRIGLFYSHQRTQLEKLGFDSPLQYLHLQSSLDLPINPHLTTYVGVGFGASYVDVTWADNKYGFSATGFVGMEYKITNKLSINGQLRWLGTVVDSNSNTLCGYNPKTQNCLIQFESDWMNQFQSNIGMTFRF
- a CDS encoding AAA family ATPase, producing MTSEYKFVILVNGVPASGKSSVAHQVAEHFNFTYLSIDTIKEPFMMVTENYNRTINRALGKAAYQVIWDIVAQSPHHNSFVIDAWFGFQPREDLLEYLNRSGVTHVLEIWNSISGETAMQRYKKRIPYRSDKHPKEEYLPELSILAEKAKPMMVSDVITVDQDKTIDMAHIFRSITEKLTQQKIRA
- a CDS encoding PTS sugar transporter subunit IIA, yielding MNIKELLIESDAIQLGICETDWKAIINLAAAPLIKNGYLEKTYSQSVIDSTNDNGAYYVFDEGIAIPHARPECGVLKNCFSLVVLTNPVSFNGSVPADIIILFGAMDSNAHIEQGIGSIVTMLDDERKINAIRNATSRQELLEMI
- a CDS encoding PTS transporter subunit IIC, yielding MYSFMQSITFVAGVFVLYAGVRLLLNELVPAFRGIAMKLVPDAKPALDCPVLFPYSPNAVIVGFLATTVGSIIGMLVFPMFGLAMILPGLLTNFFAGGTAGVFGNAMGGRRGAVIGGVVHGLFITLLPAILIPLLESYGFVGVTFSDSDVISTGLVLGNAFNGNWLFVSVFSVFVIAVTYFVHRSINNDLKGLSHETL
- a CDS encoding class II fructose-bisphosphate aldolase, coding for MKLYNFTELRAIAKERGFQALGSFNLHCLEMLPAFFKAAKETNSPLMIQISTGTALFLGHELIVDSIKSLSKTMDVPACLHLDHCSNIDDIKKAIDSGFSSVMYDGSHLPLAENIANTKIVIAYAHPRNITVEGELGAIGGSEDGKAVHENDIAFTTPEEVQAFVDGTNVDMLAISIGTVHGSYTSKTNIQHELLNKITQITKTPLVLHGGTGVSNEDMRLVVGKGIEKVNVGTEMNVQWVDNIQKTCAAGKVDDSVRKFLIPANDAVKEVLKQKIQLFQ
- the add gene encoding adenosine deaminase, with product MNTPLPKVILHEHIEGSVTPETALVLAKKHNVSLPDDFLYPEGAYDKDAFPNGRYQYDETDFGAFVTAYDVVADLVRDADDYYLIMKDYLLRNAQQGMIYCEMITSAFHLCYQEDAQGKVLLNADKYHDFMDAIERAINEVKEEYGTETRLQACGVRHLSREHLDLSADFIAKNPRKMVTGFNIAGNEMAGEFEDFIYVHELIDNIPLPKSYHAGEIRGPESIRDALAFGAKRIGHGIAAIKDDELIEKLIRDNITLEVAPTSNRILVTEFEQTLDNHPLRRLYEKGVRLSVNTDDAGLFGTDVGKEYHIAATVFGFSRVELLDVTLCALEAAFVSDDIKHDMIMSTYDVFTDQDWQDLEIHAANLPDGALKTRLQSRVKNKP